A genomic segment from Acidimicrobiales bacterium encodes:
- a CDS encoding SufS family cysteine desulfurase, which produces MAKATVTDFRVDEADRVQGACASRADFSALKADFPVLSRTVHGRRVVYLDSASSAQRPQSVLDAMDAYYQTTHANVHRGVYAMAEEADRLYEAARVAVGRFIGAPDPAHEVVFTKNATEAINLVAATWARANLRRGDVVLLTDMEHHANIVPWLMLAEEHGIVLRWIAVDDEYRLDLSDLDHLVDGVKLVACTTMSNVLGTITPFSRIAEAAHRAGALVLADGAQSVPHLPTDVGQLGCDFLAFSAHKMLGPTGIGVLWGRRELLEEMPPFLGGGGMIRDVRHDGFTANVLPWKFEAGTPPIAEAVGFGAAVSYLERVGLAAIRAHEVELTAYALGTLAERFGDDIRVFGPSGTAERGGVLSLAYRDVHPHDLAQVLDQAGVCVRAGHHCAKPLMRRLGVTATARASLYLYNDESDVDALADALAEAGSLFG; this is translated from the coding sequence GTGGCGAAGGCAACCGTGACCGACTTCCGGGTCGACGAGGCCGACCGCGTGCAGGGCGCGTGCGCGTCGCGCGCCGACTTCTCGGCGCTCAAGGCGGACTTCCCCGTGCTGAGCCGCACGGTGCACGGCCGGCGCGTCGTGTACCTGGACTCGGCGTCCTCCGCGCAGCGCCCGCAGTCCGTGCTCGACGCCATGGACGCCTATTACCAGACGACCCACGCCAACGTGCACCGCGGCGTGTACGCCATGGCGGAGGAGGCGGACCGGCTCTACGAGGCGGCGCGCGTCGCCGTCGGTCGGTTCATCGGGGCACCCGACCCGGCGCACGAGGTCGTCTTCACGAAGAACGCCACCGAGGCGATCAACCTGGTGGCCGCCACCTGGGCCCGGGCGAACCTCCGGCGCGGCGACGTCGTCCTGCTCACCGACATGGAGCACCACGCCAACATCGTCCCCTGGCTGATGCTGGCCGAGGAGCACGGCATCGTGCTGCGGTGGATCGCCGTGGACGACGAGTACCGCCTCGACCTCTCCGACCTCGACCACCTGGTCGACGGCGTGAAGCTGGTGGCGTGCACCACCATGTCCAACGTGCTCGGGACGATCACCCCGTTCAGCCGCATCGCCGAGGCGGCCCACCGGGCCGGGGCGCTCGTGCTGGCCGACGGGGCCCAGTCCGTCCCCCACCTCCCCACCGACGTCGGGCAGCTCGGCTGCGACTTCCTGGCCTTCAGCGCCCACAAGATGCTCGGGCCCACCGGGATCGGCGTGCTGTGGGGCCGGCGCGAGCTGCTCGAGGAGATGCCGCCGTTCCTGGGCGGCGGCGGCATGATCCGCGACGTCCGCCACGACGGCTTCACCGCCAACGTGCTTCCCTGGAAGTTCGAGGCGGGGACGCCCCCGATCGCCGAGGCCGTCGGGTTCGGGGCGGCGGTCTCCTACCTCGAGCGGGTGGGGCTCGCCGCCATCCGTGCCCACGAGGTCGAGCTCACCGCCTACGCGCTGGGCACGCTGGCGGAGCGGTTCGGCGACGACATCCGGGTCTTCGGCCCTTCCGGCACGGCCGAGCGCGGCGGCGTGCTGTCGCTGGCGTACCGCGACGTCCACCCGCACGACCTGGCCCAGGTCCTCGACCAGGCCGGGGTGTGCGTCCGCGCCGGCCACCACTGCGCCAAGCCCCTGATGCGGCGGCTGGGTGTCACGGCCACGGCCCGCGCCTCGCTCTACCTCTACAACGACGAGTCCGACGTCGACGCCCTGGCCGACGCGCTGGCCGAGGCCGGTAGCCTCTTCGGGTAG
- the sufC gene encoding Fe-S cluster assembly ATPase SufC gives MTPLLEIEGLHVAVDGTEILRGVDLAVGEGELHALMGPNGSGKSTLASTLLGNPSYLVTAGAIRFRGEDVTSWATDVRAKAGMFLAFQYPEEIPGVPIIQFLRQAVSARIGEDRSVLEVRLSMLDWMKRLGMDPSFGERHLNEGYSGGEKKRNEILQMAMLDPELAILDETDSGLDIDALRIVADGVRAVRDERPALGVLVVTHYTRILELLRPDVVHVLVDGTIVDSGGPALADRLEAEGYEPWRRQP, from the coding sequence GTGACCCCGCTGCTCGAGATCGAGGGCCTCCATGTGGCCGTCGACGGGACCGAGATCCTGCGCGGCGTCGACCTGGCCGTGGGCGAGGGGGAGCTGCACGCCCTGATGGGCCCGAACGGGTCGGGGAAGTCCACCCTCGCCAGCACCCTGCTCGGCAACCCCTCCTACCTGGTCACCGCGGGTGCCATCCGCTTCCGCGGCGAGGACGTGACGTCGTGGGCCACCGACGTGCGCGCCAAGGCCGGCATGTTCCTCGCCTTCCAGTACCCCGAGGAGATCCCCGGGGTGCCCATCATCCAGTTCCTCCGCCAGGCCGTGTCGGCACGGATCGGGGAGGACCGCTCCGTGCTCGAGGTCCGGCTGTCGATGCTCGACTGGATGAAGCGGCTGGGCATGGACCCCTCGTTCGGGGAGCGCCACCTCAACGAGGGTTACTCGGGCGGCGAGAAGAAGCGCAACGAGATCCTGCAGATGGCCATGCTCGATCCCGAGCTCGCCATTCTGGACGAGACCGACTCGGGCCTCGACATCGACGCCTTGCGCATCGTCGCCGACGGCGTGCGGGCGGTGCGCGACGAGCGGCCGGCGCTCGGCGTGCTCGTCGTCACCCACTACACCCGGATCCTCGAGCTCCTTCGGCCCGACGTGGTGCACGTGCTCGTCGACGGGACGATCGTGGACAGCGGTGGCCCCGCACTGGCGGACCGTCTCGAGGCGGAGGGGTACGAGCCGTGGCGAAGGCAACCGTGA